A stretch of Lathyrus oleraceus cultivar Zhongwan6 chromosome 6, CAAS_Psat_ZW6_1.0, whole genome shotgun sequence DNA encodes these proteins:
- the LOC127098437 gene encoding uncharacterized membrane protein At1g75140: MAVQQKGKLFIFCLFIFFSSVHVSCNPNNTPESSCSIQSPSNDESVSEYKTTNDQLNQQVLLNKLEELVRNLSDIVARLESKQLQQELPKVAQEKSRYTQVKGGGGDDGRSSNSKVVVEDGGEFEGKTQNGERAKGMSVTKYTPFWSERFQFASAVKLDSDATCINVLPFKDHEGLSKYVAVSDEKGRVYVFLRNGDVLVEFDTLLDSPITAMVSYTSAFKNESFVVTGHENGGMLIHRVWEGTSGEDWSSLFMENVGKFVSPENHENGLAITLLEVHFVRRMKYILSADTSGKIKVFKESGLFYGSVMPSTKPLVFLKQRLMFLTETGAGSIDLRGMKIRESECEGLNHSLARGYVFDATERSKAYGFTSDGDLIYILLLGDVMNFKCRVRYKKKFEMEEPLAMQVIKGYLLIVNPKKVFVFNVSSPHYVRVGVPRPIFSSSIDELRSSFLNNPTPSLDDETKVMIPLIASDREKLVIVGLGGGYVGMYHSNLPIFKGEFNTMLWTSPVLFFVLFLFGAWHFFSKKKEALTSWGPDDPLASASGAPLASSSSERSFVDSSSRTSADVMDLRSGTLRGPPPPRRYGSPTRFPGGAASTYRLGTADHNPRPASVDPDFRATSELKYRASTMDPPGFPKRRDGMFVGNQVVNDRS, from the coding sequence ATGGCGGTTCAACAAAAAGGCAAGCTTTTTATCTTCTGTTTGTTTATCTTTTTCTCTTCTGTTCATGTTTCTTGTAACCCTAATAATACCCCTGAATCATCATGTTCAATACAATCACCGTCCAATGATGAATCTGTTTCTGAATACAAAACAACTAATGATCAATTGAATCAACAAGTTTTGTTGAATAAGCTTGAAGAGTTAGTGAGAAATCTGAGTGATATAGTTGCAAGATTAGAGTCAAAGCAATTGCAGCAAGAGCTTCCGAAGGTTGCTCAAGAGAAAAGTAGGTATACTCAGGTAAAGGGTGGTGGTGGTGATGATGGGAGATCGAGTAATAGTAAAGTagttgttgaagatggtggtGAATTTGAGGGGAAAACTCAAAATGGTGAGAGAGCTAAGGGAATGTCTGTAACCAAGTATACTCCTTTTTGGTCAGAGAGGTTTCAATTTGCATCTGCTGTGAAATTGGATTCTGATGCAACTTGTATAAATGTTTTGCCTTTTAAGGATCATGAAGGGTTAAGTAAGTATGTAGCAGTTAGTGATGAGAAGGGGAGAGTTTATGTGTTTTTGAGAAATGGGGATGTGTTGGTTGAGTTTGATACTTTATTGGATTCGCCTATTACGGCTATGGTTTCGTATACTTCTGCTTTTAAGAATGAGAGCTTTGTTGTAACTGGTCATGAAAATGGGGGGATGTTGATACATAGAGTTTGGGAGGGAACGAGTGGCGAAGATTGGAGTTCGCTGTTCATGGAAAATGTTGGTAAGTTTGTGTCACCTGAAAATCACGAGAATGGTTTGGCTATAACTTTGTTAGAAGTTCATTTTGTAAGGAGGATGAAGTACATTCTATCGGCCGATACTAGTGGGAAGATTAAGGTTTTTAAGGAAAGCGGTTTGTTTTATGGTTCTGTTATGCCGAGTACTAAGCCGTTGGTTTTCTTGAAGCAAAGGCTTATGTTTTTGACAGAAACTGGTGCGGGCTCAATTGATTTAAGGGGCATGAAAATCAGAGAGTCTGAATGTGAAGGGTTGAACCATTCTCTTGCTAGAGGTTATGTTTTCGATGCCACGGAGCGTTCCAAGGCTTATGGATTTACGTCGGACGGTGATTTGATTTATATCCTGTTGCTTGGAGATGTAATGAACTTCAAGTGCAGAGTTAGGTATAAGAAGAAGTTTGAAATGGAGGAGCCTCTTGCCATGCAGGTAATTAAAGGGTACTTGCTTATTGTTAACCCTAAAAAGGTTTTTGTGTTTAATGTTTCGTCTCCTCATTATGTGAGAGTCGGGGTGCCTCGGCCAATTTTCTCCTCAAGCATCGATGAGCTTAGATCATCATTCTTGAATAATCCGACGCCGAGTCTGGACGACGAAACAAAAGTGATGATACCGTTGATAGCTAGTGACCGCGAAAAGCTTGTTATCGTTGGACTTGGAGGCGGTTATGTTGGAATGTATCATTCCAACCTACCTATCTTTAAAGGCGAGTTCAATACCATGTTATGGACTAGTCCGGTATTGTTCTTTGTACTTTTCCTTTTCGGGGCTTGGCATTTCTTCTCCAAGAAGAAGGAAGCACTTACATCGTGGGGACCGGATGATCCCTTAGCATCAGCATCCGGTGCTCCCTTGGCATCTAGTTCAAGCGAAAGATCTTTTGTCGACTCTTCTTCGAGAACTTCTGCTGACGTTATGGATCTTAGAAGTGGAACTCTCAGAGGTCCACCACCGCCTAGAAGGTACGGCTCTCCTACAAGGTTTCCTGGTGGAGCAGCAAGTACCTATAGACTTGGTACCGCTGATCACAATCCTAGACCAGCTTCAGTCGATCCCGATTTTCGAGCAACGTCCGAGCTTAAATATAGGGCATCGACTATGGATCCTCCCGGTTTCCCGAAAAGAAGAGATGGCATGTTTGTAGGAAATCAAGTTGTAAATGATCGCAGTTGA